Proteins encoded in a region of the uncultured Paludibaculum sp. genome:
- a CDS encoding RNA polymerase sigma factor → MAEFREIIDDHAAMVQRIASVYERDPARIEDLMQDIWFAVWRALPLLKNEATIKGYIARIAQNVCVTHVRRAIARPAQALTDTFPDPAAPVHEAMTQAARVDRLLEAVRGLPDSLKAVATLYLEEMPIRDIAFVLGISESNVSVRLHRAKSAIRLSLGDLI, encoded by the coding sequence ATGGCTGAGTTTCGTGAGATTATCGACGACCATGCCGCAATGGTGCAGCGCATCGCTTCCGTTTACGAACGCGATCCCGCCCGGATCGAAGATCTCATGCAGGACATCTGGTTCGCTGTCTGGCGGGCCTTGCCTCTTCTAAAGAACGAGGCCACCATCAAAGGATACATAGCTCGAATCGCGCAGAATGTGTGCGTCACCCATGTCCGCCGCGCCATCGCACGGCCGGCGCAAGCCCTCACGGACACATTCCCTGATCCGGCCGCGCCTGTTCACGAGGCGATGACACAGGCAGCGCGCGTAGACCGGCTCCTTGAAGCGGTAAGGGGACTGCCGGACAGTCTCAAGGCGGTGGCAACTCTCTACCTCGAGGAGATGCCAATAAGGGACATAGCCTTTGTCCTGGGAATCAGCGAAAGCAATGTCTCGGTCCGGCTCCATCGTGCCAAATCGGCCATAAGACTCAGCCTGGGAGATCTGATATGA
- a CDS encoding protein kinase, which produces MACTGVVRFGAFEFDTTLGELRKGKTRIRVPDQSLAVLALLLERPGEVVLREEIQARLWPHGTVVEFEHSVNSAVKRLRDALSDTANAPRYIETLPRRGFRFLGKLDEPAMPSAADPDQGTVLSHYRVLAPVGRGAMGVVYRAEDLTLGRPVALKFLPEELAADPVSLARLRREARMIGALNHPCICTLYELGEAAGRVFLAMEYLEGESLRQRLSRGRPAEGEFLHTAQQVASGLAAAHAKGIVHRDIKPENLFLTHDGHVKILDFGLAKLVRQPTAGGDPSAESLAGASSPGVAIGTVAYMSPEQVCGATVDHRSDIFSFGCVLYELLSGRSPFLGATAGTIMNAILQDQPPALAAVKPELAGIVGHCLEKDPGARFQSVDDLLLDLQAQSQTAAHDEERAGPGRRWKIPLVSLVSVAVLALAVAVALWWAPPAPPLKPSQRFTINLPADAPLAPSGVIWPSSDCPALALSPDGTQLAYVALMDSGTRICLRDMTTGKVTPLPGTEGAHTPFFSPKGDSLGFFAEGKLKRTSVNGGAPYTLTDAPNPWGAVWGTDDTIFFSRYQGEGIKKIAVDGGPVQVVTGGQVSMPEPLNGGRTLMVTSGLRTMLVEPGKKPRQVIDGFGARYVPTGHVLYAVDGGLMAAPFHQAKGERMGPSVLLADDLRTASYGVAQFTFSMDGTLVYAPGRPQLMSSFVWVERNGTRQPLALPEAIHHAFNLSPDGRYLAFTVANGPSPGDVTIWIRDLQRNETFRLTPRDPDGRPQVNNYPRWTPDGRHLVFFGNIEGRPRLLWTTVGSSAPPDVLWSAGTTGPFYLCPMSFSADASAMVAFGTAAESSYDIYLIPMGANNRPLVNQRSLLLGKPFGEVFGQVSPDGHWLAYASDESGRYEVYVTSFPKPGAIHQISKRGGTEPIWNPSAPEIVYMQRRIMYSAKVTLGPEFRSEPPERLFDGPFPNIPGFGYDISNDGRRFLMLENPSLLEPTRTLNVVTNLFDELRRRAPSNGGKQ; this is translated from the coding sequence ATGGCCTGCACCGGTGTGGTCCGGTTTGGCGCGTTCGAATTCGACACCACTTTGGGTGAACTGCGGAAAGGGAAAACCCGGATCCGCGTGCCTGATCAATCCCTCGCCGTTCTTGCCCTGCTACTGGAGCGGCCCGGCGAGGTAGTCCTCCGCGAAGAGATCCAGGCACGGCTCTGGCCGCATGGCACCGTGGTGGAGTTCGAGCATAGCGTCAATTCCGCCGTGAAACGGTTACGCGACGCTCTGTCGGATACCGCCAACGCGCCGCGCTACATCGAGACTCTGCCGCGTCGCGGCTTTCGGTTTCTCGGGAAGCTGGACGAGCCAGCCATGCCGTCGGCCGCGGATCCGGACCAGGGTACGGTCCTCTCGCACTATAGGGTCCTCGCGCCGGTCGGCCGCGGCGCGATGGGTGTCGTCTACAGGGCCGAGGATCTGACCCTGGGCCGGCCGGTGGCGTTGAAGTTCCTGCCCGAGGAGCTGGCGGCAGACCCTGTCTCCCTCGCCCGGCTTCGGCGCGAAGCCCGCATGATCGGCGCTCTGAATCACCCTTGCATCTGTACGCTCTATGAACTGGGTGAGGCCGCGGGCCGGGTGTTTCTGGCCATGGAGTATCTGGAAGGTGAGTCGCTGCGGCAGCGGTTGAGCCGCGGCCGGCCGGCGGAAGGTGAGTTCCTTCACACGGCCCAACAGGTGGCCTCCGGTCTGGCGGCCGCTCATGCCAAAGGAATCGTTCACCGCGACATCAAACCGGAGAACCTCTTTCTCACTCACGATGGACACGTCAAGATTCTGGACTTCGGCTTGGCGAAGTTGGTGCGCCAACCCACCGCCGGCGGGGACCCCAGCGCCGAGAGCCTGGCGGGCGCCAGCTCCCCCGGAGTGGCAATCGGCACGGTGGCCTATATGTCACCCGAACAGGTGTGTGGGGCTACCGTGGATCACCGCTCGGATATCTTCAGTTTCGGTTGCGTGCTGTATGAGCTGTTGAGTGGGCGAAGTCCCTTCCTGGGTGCAACGGCCGGCACAATCATGAATGCCATCCTGCAGGACCAGCCGCCCGCCCTGGCCGCGGTCAAGCCTGAGCTGGCTGGCATCGTAGGCCATTGTCTGGAGAAGGATCCTGGTGCGCGATTTCAATCGGTGGATGACCTTTTGCTCGATCTTCAGGCTCAATCACAGACGGCGGCCCACGATGAGGAGAGGGCCGGCCCTGGCCGGCGGTGGAAGATTCCGCTGGTCAGTTTGGTATCGGTTGCCGTGCTTGCGCTCGCCGTCGCCGTTGCGTTGTGGTGGGCGCCCCCGGCTCCGCCGCTGAAGCCGTCGCAACGATTCACCATCAACCTCCCGGCCGACGCCCCTCTTGCGCCGTCGGGTGTGATCTGGCCATCCAGCGACTGTCCCGCCCTGGCCCTGTCCCCGGACGGCACCCAATTGGCCTACGTGGCCCTGATGGACAGTGGCACTCGCATCTGCCTCCGGGATATGACGACGGGCAAAGTCACGCCATTGCCGGGAACGGAAGGGGCGCACACGCCCTTCTTCTCGCCGAAGGGCGACTCGCTGGGTTTCTTCGCGGAAGGCAAGCTGAAGCGAACCTCCGTGAATGGCGGAGCTCCATATACCCTCACCGACGCGCCCAACCCCTGGGGCGCCGTTTGGGGCACCGATGACACCATCTTTTTCAGCCGGTATCAGGGCGAGGGCATCAAGAAGATCGCCGTCGATGGGGGCCCTGTTCAAGTTGTCACCGGCGGTCAGGTGTCGATGCCGGAGCCTCTCAACGGCGGGCGAACTCTCATGGTCACCTCCGGCCTGAGGACGATGCTGGTTGAGCCAGGGAAGAAGCCAAGGCAGGTGATCGACGGATTTGGCGCTCGCTACGTGCCAACGGGCCATGTGCTCTATGCGGTCGACGGCGGCCTGATGGCGGCCCCATTTCATCAGGCAAAAGGAGAACGGATGGGGCCCTCCGTGCTACTGGCTGACGACCTTCGGACAGCCTCTTACGGCGTGGCCCAGTTCACCTTCTCAATGGACGGCACGCTGGTTTACGCCCCGGGCCGGCCACAACTGATGAGTTCCTTTGTATGGGTCGAGCGCAATGGCACCAGGCAGCCCCTGGCTCTGCCCGAGGCGATCCACCACGCTTTCAACCTGTCGCCGGACGGCCGCTATCTTGCCTTCACCGTCGCGAATGGGCCGTCTCCGGGCGACGTGACCATCTGGATCCGCGACTTGCAGCGAAATGAGACGTTCCGCCTAACTCCTCGTGACCCCGACGGGCGGCCTCAGGTAAACAACTATCCCCGCTGGACACCCGACGGCAGGCACCTCGTCTTTTTCGGGAACATTGAGGGTAGGCCACGGCTGCTCTGGACCACCGTTGGGAGTAGCGCTCCGCCGGACGTGCTTTGGTCCGCCGGCACCACCGGCCCCTTCTATCTGTGTCCCATGTCATTCTCTGCCGACGCATCGGCGATGGTGGCTTTCGGAACCGCGGCCGAAAGCAGCTACGACATCTACCTGATCCCGATGGGCGCGAACAACCGGCCGCTCGTGAACCAGCGCAGCCTGCTTCTGGGTAAGCCCTTCGGCGAGGTCTTCGGGCAGGTTTCTCCGGATGGACACTGGCTGGCATATGCCTCCGATGAATCGGGCAGATATGAGGTATATGTGACCTCCTTCCCCAAGCCAGGCGCGATCCATCAGATCAGCAAGCGGGGAGGGACTGAACCCATCTGGAATCCAAGTGCGCCCGAGATCGTGTACATGCAAAGAAGAATCATGTACTCAGCGAAGGTGACACTCGGTCCTGAGTTCCGCTCGGAGCCGCCCGAGCGTCTCTTCGATGGCCCATTCCCTAACATTCCAGGATTTGGCTATGACATCTCCAACGATGGGCGTCGCTTCCTGATGCTCGAGAACCCAAGTCTGTTGGAGCCAACCCGAACGCTGAACGTGGTGACGAATCTGTTCGACGAGCTGCGTCGTCGCGCTCCGTCCAACGGGGGAAAGCAATAG
- a CDS encoding class I SAM-dependent methyltransferase, whose amino-acid sequence MLTRRGFLTSTGAAVLRAQERRPTMFGNGDAYERFMGRWSRKLAPLLVDFAGLPDGGEVLDIGCGTGVLTFAIAERKAGLHVMGLDRSKAYVTFAQSSNRFGDRVRFQVGDAQQLPFPNASFAAALSLLVFNFVPDPGKALREARRVVRPGGSVSAAVWDYGDGMRMLRVFWDAAVSVDAGAARHDEKLMPLCQAGRLTKLWKDGGLEDVREQPIEIRMDFRSFADYWDPFLLGQGVAGPYLTGLDRPRVDAIRTEVKKRLKVTSEEKAFSLPARVWAVRGKVGRG is encoded by the coding sequence ATGCTGACACGTAGGGGCTTTCTCACCAGCACTGGGGCAGCCGTTTTGCGAGCCCAGGAGCGGAGGCCGACGATGTTTGGGAATGGGGATGCCTACGAGCGGTTCATGGGGCGCTGGAGCCGCAAGCTCGCTCCGCTGCTTGTGGACTTCGCCGGATTGCCCGACGGGGGCGAGGTGCTGGATATCGGATGCGGCACCGGCGTGCTGACGTTCGCAATCGCCGAACGAAAGGCAGGGCTCCACGTGATGGGACTGGATCGATCGAAGGCCTATGTCACCTTCGCGCAGAGCAGCAACCGGTTTGGGGACCGCGTGCGGTTCCAGGTGGGCGATGCGCAGCAATTGCCCTTCCCCAATGCCAGCTTTGCGGCTGCGCTTTCCCTGCTGGTGTTCAATTTCGTGCCAGATCCCGGCAAGGCTCTGCGGGAAGCACGGCGGGTCGTGCGGCCGGGCGGCTCGGTTTCGGCGGCCGTGTGGGACTACGGAGACGGCATGAGGATGCTGCGGGTGTTTTGGGATGCGGCGGTGAGTGTGGATGCGGGCGCTGCCCGGCATGACGAGAAGCTGATGCCACTGTGCCAGGCTGGTAGATTGACGAAGCTCTGGAAGGACGGCGGCTTGGAGGATGTCCGGGAACAACCCATCGAGATCAGGATGGATTTTCGTTCCTTCGCCGACTACTGGGACCCGTTCCTGTTGGGCCAGGGCGTGGCCGGCCCCTATCTGACGGGGCTGGATCGGCCGCGTGTCGACGCGATCCGGACGGAAGTGAAGAAGAGGCTGAAAGTGACTTCGGAGGAGAAGGCGTTCTCGCTCCCCGCGCGGGTTTGGGCGGTACGGGGGAAGGTGGGTCGCGGGTAG